The Candidatus Desulfarcum epimagneticum genome contains a region encoding:
- a CDS encoding Methylenetetrahydrofolate reductase, whose amino-acid sequence MELKSGSNLEKILVNGHFAFTGELGPPQGANSEEVRKKAGYLKGVVDAVNITDNQTAMVRMSSWAASLIAIQEGVEPNYQMVCRDRNRLAMQSDILGAYALGIRNMLCLSGDHPQFGDHPQSMGVFDVDSMQLIQMTRKMRDEGKLLSGTELDEAPKMFIGAAANPFAEPYEWRVHRLAKKIRAGVDFIQTQCIYNMERFRNWIKEANDMGLTEKAYILAGVTPMKSVGMAKYMKSKVPGMDVPEEIIKRLQGAEKGKVAEEGIKIACEQIEEFKEMEGVHGVHFMAIEWEHKVPEIAERANVLPRPQV is encoded by the coding sequence ATGGAGTTGAAATCAGGGAGCAATTTAGAAAAAATATTGGTAAACGGCCACTTTGCATTCACCGGCGAGCTGGGCCCCCCCCAGGGGGCCAACAGCGAGGAGGTGCGGAAAAAGGCCGGTTACCTTAAAGGAGTGGTGGACGCGGTCAACATCACCGACAACCAGACCGCCATGGTGCGCATGTCCAGCTGGGCCGCCAGCCTCATCGCGATCCAGGAAGGGGTGGAGCCCAATTACCAGATGGTCTGCCGGGACCGGAACCGCCTGGCCATGCAGTCCGACATCCTGGGCGCCTACGCCCTCGGCATTCGGAACATGCTCTGCCTCTCCGGGGACCATCCCCAGTTCGGGGACCATCCCCAGTCCATGGGCGTGTTCGACGTGGATTCCATGCAGCTCATCCAGATGACGCGAAAAATGCGGGACGAGGGAAAGCTTCTGAGCGGCACCGAACTGGACGAGGCGCCCAAAATGTTCATCGGCGCCGCCGCCAACCCCTTTGCCGAGCCGTATGAATGGCGGGTCCACCGCCTGGCCAAAAAAATCCGGGCCGGGGTGGATTTCATCCAGACCCAGTGCATCTACAACATGGAGCGCTTCCGAAACTGGATCAAAGAGGCCAACGACATGGGGCTGACGGAAAAAGCCTACATCCTGGCCGGTGTCACCCCCATGAAAAGCGTGGGTATGGCCAAATACATGAAGTCCAAGGTGCCGGGGATGGATGTCCCGGAGGAGATCATCAAACGTCTCCAGGGCGCGGAAAAGGGAAAGGTGGCCGAGGAAGGCATCAAAATCGCCTGTGAGCAGATCGAGGAGTTCAAGGAGATGGAGGGCGTTCACGGCGTTCACTTCATGGCCATTGAGTGGGAGCACAAGGTGCCTGAGATCGCCGAGCGGGCCAACGTTCTGCCCAGACCCCAGGTCTAA
- a CDS encoding Cysteine-rich domain-containing protein (fragment), producing the protein MQDPCQIVRKTFGDPIADDLRFVVKSVVGEENFVDMAPSKSNNYCCGGGGGFLQSGYKEERLKYGRLKDEQIKATGADYCIAGCHNCHAQIHELSEHYGGNYPVLHLWTLICLSLGILGPNEREYLADDLKEVNVFHPETAM; encoded by the coding sequence GTGCAGGACCCGTGCCAGATTGTCCGGAAAACCTTTGGCGATCCCATCGCCGACGATTTGAGATTTGTGGTCAAATCGGTCGTGGGCGAGGAGAATTTTGTGGACATGGCGCCCAGCAAGTCCAACAACTATTGCTGCGGCGGCGGCGGAGGCTTTCTGCAGTCCGGCTACAAAGAGGAGCGGCTCAAGTACGGAAGGCTGAAAGACGAGCAGATCAAGGCCACCGGCGCGGACTACTGCATCGCGGGATGCCACAACTGCCACGCCCAGATCCATGAGCTGAGCGAGCACTACGGCGGGAACTACCCGGTGCTTCATTTATGGACCCTCATATGCCTTTCCCTGGGCATTTTGGGACCCAATGAGCGTGAATATCTTGCTGATGATCTCAAAGAGGTGAATGTCTTTCACCCTGAAACGGCCATGTAG
- the vhuD gene encoding F420-non-reducing hydrogenase vhu iron-sulfur subunit D has protein sequence MRLEYPANIKIIRVPCTGKVDVMYLLRAIRKGADGVYCVGCLEGACHYNEGNLRCRERVNHARAVLDEIGLEGDRIRMYNLSSGEGPTFAAYAREMAENVKKIGPNPLKDK, from the coding sequence ATGCGACTCGAATATCCGGCGAACATTAAAATCATCAGGGTCCCCTGCACCGGAAAGGTGGATGTCATGTATCTTTTGCGCGCCATCCGGAAGGGCGCGGACGGCGTTTATTGCGTGGGATGCCTGGAAGGGGCGTGCCACTATAATGAGGGCAACCTAAGGTGCAGGGAGCGGGTCAATCACGCCCGGGCGGTTCTGGATGAGATCGGCCTTGAGGGGGACCGGATCAGGATGTACAACCTGTCATCCGGGGAAGGCCCCACCTTCGCCGCTTACGCCCGGGAAATGGCTGAAAATGTTAAAAAAATAGGCCCGAATCCCTTAAAGGACAAATAA
- the hdrD gene encoding CoB-CoM heterodisulfide reductase subunit D HdrD, translating to MAEEVIRIGGKKAGSFKDRVMEILPEGGNLNLCLTCGLCSSGCPATGLKDMDPRKFLRMAALGMDDEIYESEWPWMCTMCQRCVYLCPMKIDIPQLIFNARQLRPREERPKGILGSCDTALKTETRSAMGTSPEDFKFVVEDVLEEYRESQPEFKDMQAPIDKEGAEFFVNQNSREPVTEPDEMVPLWKILHLAGVDWTYGSVGWAGENYCLFMADNEGWKTIVESQAGQAEKLKAKTYLNTE from the coding sequence ATGGCAGAAGAAGTAATCAGGATAGGAGGCAAAAAGGCCGGCTCTTTCAAAGACAGGGTGATGGAGATTCTCCCCGAGGGAGGAAACCTGAACCTTTGCCTGACATGCGGGCTCTGCTCTTCGGGATGCCCCGCCACCGGACTCAAGGACATGGACCCCCGGAAATTTTTGCGCATGGCGGCATTAGGCATGGACGACGAGATATACGAGTCCGAGTGGCCCTGGATGTGCACCATGTGCCAGCGGTGCGTTTACCTGTGCCCCATGAAAATCGACATTCCCCAGCTCATCTTCAACGCCCGGCAGCTGCGCCCCCGTGAAGAGCGGCCCAAGGGAATCCTGGGCTCATGCGACACGGCCCTTAAAACCGAGACCCGAAGCGCCATGGGCACATCGCCCGAGGATTTCAAGTTCGTGGTGGAGGACGTTCTGGAGGAGTACCGGGAGTCCCAGCCCGAATTTAAGGACATGCAGGCCCCCATCGACAAAGAGGGCGCCGAATTCTTCGTCAACCAGAACTCCAGGGAGCCGGTGACCGAGCCCGACGAAATGGTTCCTTTGTGGAAAATCCTCCACCTGGCCGGGGTGGACTGGACATACGGCAGCGTGGGATGGGCCGGGGAAAACTACTGCCTCTTCATGGCCGACAACGAGGGCTGGAAAACGATCGTCGAAAGCCAGGCCGGTCAGGCCGAGAAGCTCAAGGCCAAGACCTATCTCAACACCGAGTGA
- a CDS encoding conserved hypothetical protein (Evidence 4 : Unknown function but conserved in other organisms) — protein MIVAKRKPFDEIKDMIQDYKRVLTIGCGTCVAVCLAGGEKEVDVLNAELDMARKLDENPIDLAAYTVERQCDREYMEVLDDRVEESEALLSMACGAGIQFLAERYPHKPVFPGVDTSFIGINQDVGWYEERCRSCASCVLGMTGGICPVTMCAKGLYNGPCGGTNQGSCEINPDQPCAWHMIYERLSKQDRLDSILDVVPPQDWRNQTPRTVIQPGYSKKSE, from the coding sequence ATGATAGTTGCAAAAAGAAAACCCTTTGATGAAATCAAAGACATGATCCAGGACTACAAAAGGGTTTTGACCATCGGCTGCGGCACCTGCGTGGCCGTATGCCTGGCCGGCGGCGAAAAGGAAGTGGACGTCTTAAACGCGGAGCTGGACATGGCGCGAAAGCTGGATGAAAACCCCATTGATCTTGCCGCCTACACTGTTGAGCGGCAATGCGACCGGGAATACATGGAGGTCCTGGACGACCGGGTGGAGGAAAGCGAGGCCCTTTTGTCCATGGCCTGCGGCGCCGGCATCCAGTTTCTTGCGGAGCGCTACCCCCACAAACCTGTTTTCCCGGGGGTGGACACCTCGTTTATCGGGATCAACCAGGATGTGGGCTGGTACGAAGAGCGCTGTCGCTCCTGCGCCTCCTGTGTGCTGGGCATGACCGGGGGAATCTGCCCCGTCACCATGTGCGCCAAGGGCCTCTACAACGGCCCCTGCGGCGGCACCAACCAAGGAAGCTGCGAAATCAATCCCGATCAGCCATGCGCCTGGCATATGATTTACGAGCGGCTGTCCAAACAGGACAGGCTGGATTCCATCCTGGATGTGGTCCCCCCCCAGGATTGGAGAAACCAGACTCCCCGAACGGTGATTCAGCCGGGGTATTCCAAAAAATCCGAATAA